The Anaerolineae bacterium genome window below encodes:
- a CDS encoding dimethyl sulfoxide reductase anchor subunit produces MLHPNNEWSLIIFNVLGQMSVGAFLALGVAHFYAVRKAGLQQADLLSTRALLALGPILVIGMAAVFGHVGNPERVFNMLSNLDTSWLAREVAAYGAFLVVGGAFAILQALTLFKRDEELPLSPGLRKALPTIRIVLAWIAAIFGLLFVLSAAMIYYDPRLAVRQTGWAHFHTVIIFFTDMVMLGALALGVGFVGNTLWLERRSKADKETLQIQLGLLRDSIKGMAFAAIAAIGVLFVSTPIYLVYLGTMGDRLTSSILMMLNTEFATWFFLYLFLTFTGAGILSGFAWYVATAEGKRRSLLYLLVVGAFVCVLVAAFIGRYLFYARNAVLLVGGP; encoded by the coding sequence ATGCTGCACCCCAACAACGAGTGGTCGCTGATCATTTTCAATGTGTTGGGTCAGATGTCCGTTGGCGCTTTCCTGGCCCTTGGTGTGGCTCACTTCTACGCCGTGCGCAAGGCCGGCCTGCAGCAAGCAGACCTGTTGAGCACACGGGCTTTGCTGGCGCTAGGCCCGATCCTGGTGATTGGCATGGCCGCTGTTTTTGGCCATGTCGGCAACCCGGAGCGCGTGTTCAACATGCTCAGCAACCTGGATACCTCCTGGTTGGCACGTGAAGTTGCCGCTTACGGAGCATTTCTGGTTGTTGGCGGTGCGTTTGCTATTCTGCAGGCTCTGACGCTGTTCAAGCGCGATGAGGAACTTCCCCTCTCGCCCGGTTTGCGCAAAGCCTTGCCCACAATCCGCATCGTGCTGGCCTGGATCGCGGCCATCTTCGGCCTGCTGTTCGTCCTGAGCGCGGCGATGATCTACTATGACCCGCGCCTGGCCGTCCGGCAGACCGGCTGGGCCCACTTCCACACGGTGATCATCTTCTTCACCGATATGGTCATGCTGGGAGCATTGGCCCTCGGTGTTGGCTTTGTCGGTAACACCTTGTGGCTGGAACGGCGCAGCAAGGCGGACAAAGAGACTCTACAGATCCAGCTTGGCCTGCTCCGGGACTCAATCAAGGGGATGGCCTTCGCTGCCATCGCCGCAATCGGCGTGCTGTTTGTGAGCACCCCGATCTACCTGGTGTACCTGGGCACCATGGGCGACCGTCTGACCAGCAGCATCCTCATGATGCTGAATACAGAGTTCGCCACGTGGTTCTTCCTGTACCTGTTCCTGACGTTCACTGGGGCGGGAATCCTGAGTGGTTTCGCCTGGTACGTCGCTACAGCTGAGGGGAAGCGTCGATCGTTGCTGTACCTGCTGGTGGTGGGAGCCTTTGTCTGCGTGCTGGTGGCAGCGTTCATCGGCCGCTACCTGTTCTACGCACGAAACGCGGTATTGCTGGTAGGCGGACCTTAA